The genomic stretch AGCACTGAttgttatttaaatataaataaataaagttgtgcattcGCTACTAACTAAAACTTTTGACATAATAGTAAGCACTTGATCCTGACAATTGATATTTCAACATGCCGTGCAGTTGAGGCTTACAAGTGCTAGGTCAAGTTCAGTCTCTTGGCATCAAAAGGTTTATGGCTTCAACAATAGAAATTTTAAATAGGGCTAAAAAGGTTCGATAGCAATAATTTGATTCAACACTATCACATACATTTCTAATAGCTTGAACCTTATCTCTCTTCTATTTCTTTTGATGCGTGTGAAGACAAGAGGTAGATAGATGCATCAATTGGAAAACAAtactatatatatctaattcaAATCTCCAAACAAGAATTTggtgaaattaaagaaaataatggagCCCTCATGCTTAGCCAAATTCAGAAAAGATTTTTCATAAGAGGACGATGAGGTTGAAGAGGTTATGTAGTTAGGTTCGTGTTGTATCATTGTCGTTGGCATACCTTGTACCAATTGGAATGCCTATGCTCGATGTTCATCCTCTCATCGCAACGTACCGTTATATAACATCCCTGATTATACACCAAATGATGACTAACAAATGATATATATTGCCACGAAATGATCGTGaaagttttatatatttataaaaatatcattacatttttcaacTAAGTATACATCTCATTCATCTTTTATATTGTGATGGACAAATGAGATTTATTCTCATTTTTCCCTAGAAACACTGTACTATTTTCACAAGAGATTTACAAATCTTAACCATCTTTTTAGGCCGCGAAAAAGCTGAGCAAGCAACTTTAATTTGACTCCACTTTTTCCTTCACTAGGTAAGGGTCTCTCTACCATTGCTATTGTCGTTGTTGAAAATAGATATCACATTATCACGTTTCTGCCAGTATTTTGATATATACCAGCTCTTGTTCTTGATGTGACTCTTTTTTGGAAGTTGCGGAAGAGAGTATAGATGCTTTTAATCCGTAAGACATGTCAAAACTAGGATAACTACTTGTTACTTATATTTGAGATaatcataatacttattacagaaaatttaatacaaatttgaaataaataaattgttatttataatagatagtgtaatacttttatatggaattgtgatactatttagggtatgttactaatgataaatattaacTTTTAATCCTGAACTTTAAATAATCTTCTACTTTTAGTTTAAACTGTTCAAAGTGCTCTACCTTAAATTAATATAGTAGAGTAAAGCTAAGTCTTCACAAAATAGAAgacattttgtttcaaaaataaaatattcttttaaaagtcaagaattaaaaataaaataagtcaaAGTTGACAACTAAAAGGGAGGATACTAATTAATACagtagaaggaaaaaaaaaaaaggaaaaggggaAAAAGTAGAATATATtcatgtaattaatatattttaaggaAAAGGGGAAAAAAGTAGAATATATTCATGTAATTAATATGTTACaaatttttcactttttgtttaaatattattaagacTCTGTTCGTACATACTTTTCTCGTGACCTttcacttgggagggccacagctataCCACTTGACTGGTCTTTTGCTACAATTTTTCATTTAGTTGCACATAGTTGTACTTGTCATTCAGTGGTGCCTGATGCCTAACAATAAAAACACTTGAGTGATATGGAATATTAGAAGGTAATGAATTGAATAAAGCAAAAGTTTTATGGGGTGGGTGggcgtgtgtgtgtatatatatatatatatatatatatatatatatattacttttggtccttggattattattctttttttatatttgacctttgacaattaatatttttacataaGGTGGGTCTCCTATGAGACTATTTTACGAGTCTTTATTTGTAAGACGGGTCGAGTAAATTAATGttgaaaatgtaatagttatgctaaatattgtaatattgatcatggataaattatttgttacttatgCGAAAAATTGTACAGTAATactttttgtaaaaaaatgtaatacttttaaatcaaaatgtaatatttagagGTTGAACAATTACTTatgagagaaaatgtaatacttttgatgaaaatgttaatttttaaataaaatgtaatattaagagtttggaagttacttataaaaaaaattgtaatacttatgaaaatgTGACCCGTTTCACGGATGGGGATTGATGAGGAGGTCTCATAAGAGATTTTTCCTTTCACAATTCACATATAGTGTTTAACTATATGTATCTTGTCAGATTTTGACCTTCCGGTTAATTTTATATCCAATTTTGTTGGATTTTTATCAACACTAACCCCAAGATCACTATATTCCCATATGTTACATATATATGCTACTTAAATTCGAATAACCCATATGACtatcatataaaatatttcaGGCTTTCAGCTGAAGTTGCTTGAGAAAttgatcaaaatgaccaaatgcCGAAGAAATTTGATAACCGTacatcaaatatttaattaaataaataaataaataaaaaccctcatatatactccgtaataatttataaattgcaGAGGTCATCTGAGCCCAACATCTCTGGCATGATTTAGATATCTTCCTCATTGATCTTTGGTTACTTTATTGGGACTGAACTTTCATTTTAACAAAGGAACACATTTTGCTAAATCAAATCCATGATGACAATAGACACAAACACAAACAAGAATACCCTGTTGATATGGTATTATCCAAAAATCTGTAATAAACTGTAAACCATAAACACATTGTTATATTGCAAAGCATAAACAGTCACAAGTAAAGCCGCATTTATAATTGATCATACTACATTATTTCTATGTTGAAGCAGTTCATATGAGTACAACATTAATCATCTGTTTTATATTTATCATCGAGAGTCTTATGGTCCATACATAAATAGTCATAGGAAAGTATACTAATACTAAGAACCATTATGTACAGCATTATCATCATCTTGCACCTGTGTTATACAGCATATATAACAGCCATTCCTTATATAAGCTACAGCCCTTTGCAACCTGGAATGTCTATCCACTGCAACTGGAGCTCCAGTTCGCCACACTCGACGTTTCGTAATCTCAGAACCATGTTCTGGACTACCTTGCCATCTTCCCAGACGATACTGCTTTCTTCGGCCAGGCAGTTCACCCGGCTCGGTTTGATCTTGGTGATGATAGTTCCGCTAGGGATGTTCTGGAAGTGCATCTTTACGGCTTCTACGAATGTCGTGATGTCGAACTCTGCATCGCCCATTTTGTCATCAAAACTGAATCTATCCTTGTCATACACTTGCTGCAATGACGACATCAAAACAAATTGCCCCATAAGGAtcataatatatacatgtactaCACATACTAATGTTGTTCCAATCCAGGACTTGTGACCAACATTAGATACATGTATTTGCAAATGTAAACTGTTTTAATCATGTTCTGCTTTGACAGATCATTGACGACAGTCCAATAATCTATTCATGTACTACTCGAGAGGAATATCGAGTGCCTTGGCTCTccccgcccaacaatcccctcccAGCACCTACCAGCCTATACTGAACATGTAGATCAAGCGTTTGCCAAGTAGTCAGTGCCATGTTTCGATGGCATGGTGCTGGACTCGGCTCTCAGAGCGGCCACCCAACATCAGGGTGCCTACTCTGCCTAGGATGCCAATTTACAAAAGCCAGGTCAAGAGGTGACTAATCCCCTAGCTGAATTGTAGGCACATCTATTGGGTGGGACAGCTGGTCTGGAGATTTAACgttgctccatacccaaagccaaCGATCAaacccttgacctttggttaaggatggatgagtcccttccactcaaccacgCCCCCAGGTTCAAACAACTCATTCTGGACGGGCACGAAGTAACCCTCTTCTAGGTAGTCCTTTCCTACCATGCAACAACCTCTCAATAAGCGCAACAACAACGATA from Ipomoea triloba cultivar NCNSP0323 chromosome 12, ASM357664v1 encodes the following:
- the LOC115998307 gene encoding protein C2-DOMAIN ABA-RELATED 4-like: MKGRSGVSMENLLGLLRIRIYRGVNLAIRDVLSSDPYVIVRMGKQKLKTSVVKRNVNPEWNEDLTLSISDPNLPITLQVYDKDRFSFDDKMGDAEFDITTFVEAVKMHFQNIPSGTIITKIKPSRVNCLAEESSIVWEDGKVVQNMVLRLRNVECGELELQLQWIDIPGCKGL